A portion of the Podospora pseudoanserina strain CBS 124.78 chromosome 2, whole genome shotgun sequence genome contains these proteins:
- a CDS encoding hypothetical protein (COG:E; EggNog:ENOG503P0PX) has protein sequence MDCPSSADWPKELTGDLAWTGADFESNTDVFTDKLSSQDIEELNSAIKHFQALGLSRGHADPTTFPLSQGLAKRLQKVTDHVYNGRGFHRIRGINPSAYTDEECVILYAGITSYIADQRARNIDHIRDRSRAQLSQKLSPLELAKPMTFHTDIDVGDMVSLFVQSTPLEGGDQYLAPIASIYNDLMKRDPEVLRILSENWYWERVHRPGPNQTITRTFNRPVIGFHNNQLQINMAVTFLGANPAIPFSPDAPQLTPERIAALNRVQEAATRVNLRIVPEAGDLLFINNFAVLHARAGFVDSPDDVWNQRYIMRLWLHDSHKGWESAPVLQRKLDETFDLSAAEKAYWTKDEMDKVAPGMRIKQMGISANPDHD, from the exons ATGGACTGCCCTAGCTCCGCCGACTGGCCTAAAGAGCTCACCGGTGACCTGGCATGGACTGGTGCCGACTTTGAATCCAACACTGATGTTTTCACTGACAAGCTCTCAAGCCAAGATATTGAGGAGCTCAACTCTGCCATCAAACACTTCCAAG CCCTGGGCCTTTCCCGTGGCCATGCAGACCCTACCACATTCCCTCTTTCTCAGGGACTCGCCAAACGGCTCCAGAAAGTCACGGACCATGTGTACAACGGCCGAGGATTCCACCGTATCCGTGGCATCAACCCCTCGGCTTATACAGACGAGGAATGTGTGATCCTCTACGCCGGCATCACCAGCTACATTGCTGATCAGCGTGCAAGAAACATTG ACCACATCCGTGACCGCTCCCGTGCCCAACTCTCGCAAAAGCTTAGTCCTCTCGAGCTCGCCAAGCCCATGACATTTCACACCGACATCGACGTCGGTGACATGGTCTCTCTCTTCGTCCAAAGCACTCCCCTCGAAGGAGGAGACCAGTATCTCGCCCCCATTGCCTCAATCTACAACGACCTCATGAAGCGAGACCCCGAAGTCTTGCGCATTCTCTCCGAGAATTGGTACTGGGAGCGCGTCCACCGCCCCGGCCCAAATCAAACCATCACTAGGACCTTCAACAGGCCCGTGATTGGGTtccacaacaaccagcttCAGATCAATATGGCTGTTACGTTCTTGGGGGCGAATCCCGCCATCCCTTTCTCGCCTGATGCTCCACAGCTTACACCCGAGAGGATTGCTGCTCTTAATCGGGTCCAGGAGGCCGCTACGCGTGTTAACCTTCGGATTGTTCCCGAGGCTGGAGATTTGTTGTTCATCAATAACTTTGCTGTTCTCCATGCACGTGCTGGATTTGTTGACTCGCCGGATGATGTGTGGAACCAGCGGTACATCATGCGCCTGTGGCTACATGACAGCCACAAGGGATGGGAGTCCGCTCCTGTCTTGCAGAGGAAGTTGGACGAGACGTTTGATCTGAGTGCTGCTGAGAAGGCGTACTGGACCAAGGATGAGATGGACAAGGTTGCTCCTGGCATGAGGATCAAGCAGATGGGCATTTCTGCTAACCCGGACCATGACTGA
- a CDS encoding hypothetical protein (COG:S; EggNog:ENOG503PDNC), which produces MLGIMASQPSCWGIFPTPANNELTRHTIYHDLNPACQEIRLLRVHLEEKDGFIRCELLPAASLSNIRGQYTAISYCAGDPRRTKKIFVNGIPFNVFENLAHVLEMTRNFWTKTFPDKECIIWADQICINQFNLAERSHQVGFMRGIYSSAAQTLICLSTTDVDPRGVEWLVKLHQSVDPDGDFYQYYFHLEYYLRTNLANKQFADDWFAFYDVFNSPWWMRTWVYQEFISSSNIYFLYGKSSVPWKRLSEVLPTLQKYSHFPYFGLTITERQAQVADTTNIVNFFVISKLRFDRVGPFDLMDLLSQSRHLQSSDSRDGIYAFLGLVRESYGIIPDYSPENTMERLLVDIATRIVLQDKTLDILSDASRVRGELSPRLPSWVPDWTTKTCVSLIPRTIRDTSDGSVALFPRIVQSGKLELQGFHIGVFRKGKLGWYFPNSRDRFRHDGEGREELWDIVGAGGPFVLRHVGNQYHLVREAQRNKPAGYNSVEDAVQRHGLQAQTVVLS; this is translated from the coding sequence ATGCTGGGGATCATGGCATCACAGCCCTCTTGTTGGGGCATATTCCCCACACCAGCCAACAATGAGCTCACCAGACACACTATCTACCATGATCTTAACCCAGCCTGCCAGGAAATCCGCCTGCTCAGAGTTCATCTTGAGGAAAAAGATGGCTTTATCCGGTGTGAGCTCCTACCAGCAGCTAGTCTGTCCAACATCAGAGGGCAGTACACGGCAATATCCTACTGCGCGGGAGACCCTAGGAGAACCAAAAAAATATTCGTCAACGGCATCCCGTTCAATGTCTTTGAGAATCTTGCCCATGTCTTGGAAATGACAAGGAACTTCTGGACCAAGACATTTCCCGATAAGGAGTGCATAATCTGGGCCGACCAAATCTGCATTAACCAGTTCAACCTTGCTGAGCGCTCACACCAGGTCGGTTTCATGAGGGGTATTTACTCTTCAGCGGCGCAGACCTTGATATGcctttccaccaccgacgTTGACCCTCGTGGAGTTGAGTGGCTGGTGAAGCTACACCAAAGTGTCGATCCTGATGGCGACTTCTACCAGTACTACTTCCACCTTGAGTACTACCTCCGAACCAATCTGGCCAACAAGCAATTTGCCGACGATTGGTTTGCATTTTACGATGTCTTCAACAGCCCATGGTGGATGCGAACTTGGGTCTATCAAGAGTTTATTtcatcctccaacatctATTTTTTGTATGGCAAATCATCTGTTCCCTGGAAAAGACTGTCAGAGGTACTCCCGACACTTCAAAAATACAGCCACTTCCCCTACTTTGGCCTGACTATTACTGAACGCCAAGCACAAGTCGCAGACACAACGAACATTGTCAACTTTTTCGTAATCAGTAAACTTCGGTTTGATCGGGTTGGGCCATTCGACTTGATGGATCTGCTTTCTCAATCTCGACATCTTCAGAGCAGCGATAGCCGCGACGGGATCTATGCtttccttggtcttgttcgTGAGAGCTACGGGATCATTCCAGACTATTCCCCTGAGAACACTATGGAACGGCTTTTGGTGGATATTGCAACGCGGATTGTTTTGCAAGACAAAACATTGGATATTCTCTCAGATGCGAGCAGGGTGAGAGGAGAGCTGTCGCCACGACTTCCCTCTTGGGTTCCAGATTGGACCACAAAGACTTGTGTCAGCCTTATTCCAAGAACCATCCGAGATACAAGTGACGGATCAGTCGCTTTATTTCCTCGAATCGTTCAATCAGGGAAGCTAGAACTTCAAGGTTTCCATATCGGTGTTTTCAGAAAGGGAAAGCTTGGGTGGTACTTCCCCAACAGTCGGGACAGATTTCgtcatgatggtgaaggtCGCGAGGAGTTGTGGGATATTGTCGGGGCTGGAGGTCCATTTGTTTTGCGTCACGTGGGGAATCAGTATCATCTTGTCAGGGAAGCACAGAGAAATAAACCTGCTGGATATAATAGCGTGGAGGATGCTGTTCAGAGACATGGATTGCAAGCGCAGACAGTGGTACTCTCTTAA
- a CDS encoding hypothetical protein (EggNog:ENOG503PNKE; COG:S) — MLKRRTSSLDSVRLLGDPVIGREPAKPSEPSEATSRCLRLQIQNDGKTSFTAVDLSQTKPNPDEALEPSQDYDLIYLVEAHSDLQATRLADMGLYLPPEFFTAHLGRGSGHKMGFHQDRSTGSFFVSWSEPALQKSEGWKMEKKIRAGTPWDTDQTADPQSTYESHCRWGTFPEGVYRPYHPLHPSQRMESVVLHHASTRMSFHYSRRENGQLVGCLLVDPQRMHTVRQVNLNLWSGDIGSKPLPNQPCFILETTALDRIKKALDAPSPFQGRQNDTWLIQTMLGFVVDDMPTILFELGRGLDEVELYLGEDEQLRSSVPQWRDYLGRWRNTLANLRVSVRYMMEKLEQHTKERPRQLVPPYGDDSEQVIAWRLNQINAELEAIRNRVETAFQALMSTLSILESQRAIAQAESISKLTQLAFFFIPLSFIAAVFGMNVIEFQDQYTWPRWLGVSIGVTAVTYLALYFSTVQTAVTHTIPSTIARSINWPSIGRVGNRLIKFMTALTTASTIYMLLIFTVLSGLLIGLSFVGFRLEMPLGGVVGVSLGMAIVAVGLILLSFVWLGFLRKKVEGYGPVTTSIYDRGGSGLQRRESDIELVRRLNI; from the exons ATGCTCAAAAGAAGGACCTCGTCGCTTGACTCGGTGAGATTGCTGGGTGATCCCGTTATCGGCCGGGAGCCCGCCAAACCCTCAGAACCTTCGGAAGCCACCTCCAGATGTCTGCGACTTCAAATCCAAAATGATGGAAAGACCAGTTTCACCGCCGTCGACTTGTCACAgaccaaacccaaccctgACGAAGCCCTGGAACCCTCTCAAGATTACGATCTGATATACCTCGTGGAAGCTCATAGCGACCTTCAGGCAACGCGTTTGGCAGATATGGGGTTGTACCTGCCCCCAGAGTTCTTCACAGCCCATCTTGGACGCGGCTCAGGACACAAAATGGGCTTCCACCAGGACAGATCTACCGGTAGTTTCTTTGTCAGCTGGTCAGAACCAGCCCTGCAAAAGTCTGAAGGTTGGAaaatggagaagaagattcgCGCGGGAACGCCATGGGATACAGACCAAACTGCCGACCCCCAATCCACATACGAGAGCCATTGTCGATGGGGAACGTTTCCGGAGGGGGTATATAGACCATACCATCCGCTTCACCCATCGCAGAGGATGGAGAGTGTTGTTCTTCATCATGCCTCAACGCGCATGTCGTTTCATTACTCGAGACGGGAGAATGGCCAACTTGTTGGGTGCCTTCTGGTCGATCCACAAAGAATGCATACAGTCAGGCAGGTGAACCTCAACTTGTGGTCTGGAGACATAGGCTCAAAACCTCTGCCGAATCAGCCCTGTTTTATCCTCGAGACGACAGCCTTAGACCGTATCAAAAAGGCGCTAGATGCCCCGAGTCCGTTTCAAGGAAGACAAAACGATACTTGGCTCATACAAACGATGCTTGGTTttgtggtggatgatatGCCAACCATCCTGTTCGAGCTGGGTCGGGGGTTGGACGAGGTCGAATTGTATTTGGGCGAAGACGAGCAGCTGCGCTCCTCGGTGCCGCAGTGGAGAGATTATCTTGGTCGATGGCGGaacaccctcgccaaccttcGGGTCTCTGTCCGGTATATGATGGAGAAACTTGAGCAGCACACCAAGGAGAGGCCCCGTCAGTTGGTCCCGCCGTACGGCGATGACTCGGAGCAAGTAATAGCATGGCGACTCAACCAGATCAACGCTGAACTCGAGGCGATTCGAAATAGAGTCGAAACGGCTTTTCAAGCGCTTATGTCGACCCTCAGCATTTTAGAGAGCCAGCGGGCCATCGCCCAAGCCGAGTCGATATCGAAGCTTACACAactggccttcttctttatACCACTGAGCTTCATTGCTGCTGTTTTTGGGATGAACGTAATT GAATTTCAAGACCAATACACCTGGCCACGATGGCTGGGAGTGTCCATAGGCGTCACCGCTGTCACATACCTTGCGCTATACTTCTCCACCGTCCAGACCGCTGTCACCCACACCATCCCGAGCACGATCGCTCGCAGCATCAACTGGCCTTCCATCGGGCGGGTTGGCAACCGTCTCATAAAGTTCATGACAGCCCTCACCACTGCCAGCACGATCTATATGCTCTTGATATTCACCGTTCTCTCAGGTCTCCTCATTGGTCTGAGCTTCGTAGGCTTCAGGTTAGAAATGCCacttggtggggttgtgggtGTGTCACTGGGTATGGCTATTGTCGCTGTGGGACTGATACTTTTATCTTTCGTCTGGCTCGGCTTTCTGCGGAAGAAAGTGGAGGGGTACGGCCCAGTGACAACGTCCATATATGAtaggggtgggagtgggctTCAGCGGCGGGAATCGGATATAgagctggtgaggaggctgaACATATAG
- a CDS encoding hypothetical protein (EggNog:ENOG503P4NS; COG:S): protein MWTYTCTDTVQFQNTHCFSLVADFNNGHKDQPCSSPDPSGLEGDEAQSLVFESNRHEEQDNKSSTAPDTVQRTTFASLMTSSSSATFTSSVAFSSSPAFSSSISFPSSATFSSTTFSSSPAVSSSSAALLTFQPPMTIITSITHSGFSHGSFSTLTESNSQTDNTVSQPTIQTSTSSPDKNSIKPSKSQPEEFTDIGSDHIGTTVESKGTSRINPDSITSTRRSLEASDQSTTPSKSFAATTSTSQVTQESGVRDSLSRISETKQTTTPHFNASQTTTPTTLYADSLPITLLQIKSLSYPDATQFRQLVGSQSSQKHHDKTISGAWQSTTFPSMDKPNSAGQSPVSDTKTRPPAVKPPKEPNMSDRSTRSLIVTTEASHSLDSLEDVASLALAQKATVSQPTGSVNGTRIITALQSHKEAINLSTTTSFPTDVRTLAAIAIPTSVTDLHSSPSTSHNPTETVSSVIGGAQIPPLFHPVSLGDYFLAAYVPVMITLPLAALAQILSMEVKALAPFHALSRPMGAAATDSLCLPTGGFPGIYKSICLCFRRQGRQPLLFLVDLLVWTTAIIASLSSEAFGIKLHGKCKHDDFRGCYMGIAVFGTQSRIIQSLLGFALCLILLIMYRLRNWQTGIDVPHGRSVAAISMLVTEACTRRVLQHLRPDSHTGRLSNKEMARQLEGYIFKLAPISSHLTGYKKLVSSRPTQALRKPKPQKTPTARRSRITEFVDHLPQGFLLQFLVILGTLSFIILIICYETITGADSPFEHFMNSQGFGVKLLFAGLGVVISLFWDDYFAQVALKEPDRQFNRWPRPAKTSSVFLVSPPTTAFAALTPATLHRRQFFLMWVAFVTVLSKITPLLLSNIPFSPWLTWETHRVCTWTAVGILTTMIFTLGYGLILVRYSRWPSHPGRLGGIIYYLLTMPSNSNGRTPILRFLDNGMAPGNHVEDIELGNIQSG from the exons ATGTGGACTTATACCTGTACAGACACTGTGCAGTTCCAAAACACGCATTGTTTTAGCTTGGTTGCAGACTTCAACAATGGACACAAAGATCAGCCATGCAGCAGTCCGGATCCCAGTGGTTTGGAAGGAGATGAAGCGCAGAGCTTAGTATTTGAGTCAAATCGTCATGAAGAACAAGACAACAAGAGCAGTACTGCTCCTGATACAGTCCAAAGAACAACCTTTGCATCATTGAtgacctcttcatcctctgcAACTTTTACATCATCGGTAGCCTTTTCATCGTCACCAGCTTTTTCATCGTCAATAAGCTTTCCATCGTCAGCAActttctcatcaacaa ccttttcatcatcaccagccgtttcgtcatcatcagcagcattGCTGACCTTTCAGCCGCCCATGacaatcatcaccagcatTACTCATAGCGGTTTCAGCCATGGCTCCTTCAGCACATTGACCGAAAGTAATAGTCAAACCGACAACACGGTTAGCCAGCCCACAATACAAACATCGACTTCATCACCAGACAAGAATAGCATTAAACCGTCAAAATCTCAACCAGAGGAGTTCACAGACATTGGTAGTGACCATATTGGTACAACCGTGGAAAGCAAAGGTACAAGTAGGATCAACCCCGATAGTATAACATCGACCAGGCGCAGTCTCGAGGCAAGCGACCAGTCAACAACTCCCTCTAAGAGTTTCGCGGCCACTACCTCTACTTCCCAGGTCACACAAGAATCAGGGGTTCGGGATAGCCTTTCAAGGATCAgcgaaacaaaacaaacaacaacaccacactTCAATGCGTCCCAAACTACGACGCCAACAACCCTATATGCTGACTCTCTACCGATAACATTATTGCAAATAAAAAGCTTATCATATCCAGATGCGACACAATTCCGACAATTGGTTGGGTCTCAATCAAGTCAAAAACATCATGATAAGACAATCAGCGGTGCTTGGCAATCAACAACATTTCCTAGCATGGACAAACCCAATAGTGCAGGCCAATCACCAGTTTCAGACACGAAAACGAGGCCCCCAGCCGTAAAACCACCCAAAGAGCCTAATATGAGCGATAGGTCAACCCGCTCTTTAATTGTCACAACAGAAGCTTCCCACAGTCTTGATTCTCTCGAGGACGTCGCCAGCCTAGCTCTGGCACAAAAGGCAACAGTCAGCCAACCTACAGGCTCGGTGAATGGAACAAGGATAATCACTGCATTACAGTCGCACAAAGAAGCCATCAACCTGTCCACAACGACTTCTTTTCCTACGGATGTCAGGACTTTGGCCGCGATAGCCATCCCTACTTCCGTCACAGACCTACATTCTTCGCCATCGACAAGTCATAACCCAACAGAAACAGTCAGTTCGGTGATAGGCGGAGCACAAATACCGCCTCTTTTTCACCCTGTTTCATTGGGAGACTATTTCCTAGCTGCATACGTGCCTGTAATGATCACGTTGCCCTTGGCAGCTTTGGCACAAATATTGAGCATGGAGGTCAAAGCACTTGCTCCCTTCCACGCACTCAGTAGACCGATGGGTGCGGCAGCTACAGACTCCCTGTGCCTCCCCACAGGTGGCTTTCCGGGGATCTATAAAAGCATTTGCCTTTGCTTCCGGCGTCAAGGTCGACAGCCCTTATTATTTCTGGTCGATCTGCTTGTCTGGACCACGGCCATCATTGCCTCGCTCTCTAGCGAGGCCTTCGGCATCAAGCTCCATGGCAAATGCAAACACGACGATTTCAGAGGATGCTACATGGGAATCGCAGTATTCGGCACTCAAAGCCGAATCATTCAGAGTCTCCTGGGCTTCGCCTTGTGTCTTATTCTGCTAATTATGTATCGGCTCCGAAACTGGCAAACTGGCATTGATGTGCCCCATGGTCGAAGTGTCGCAGCCATATCTATGCTCGTTACTGAAGCATGCACACGCAGAGTCTTGCAGCACCTCAGGCCCGATTCCCACACCGGAAGACTCAGTAACAAGGAAATGGCACGCCAGCTTGAAGGGTACATCTTTAAATTAGCACCCATCTCATCACACCTGACTGGTTACAAGAAGCTTGTTTCGTCAAGGCCCACACAAGCATTACGCAAACCCAAACCACAAAAGACACCAACTGCACGCCGCTCCAGAATCACGGAATTCGTTGACCACCTTCCACAAGGCTTTCTCCTTCAattcctcgtcatcctcggtACACTCAGCTTCATAATTCTGATAATATGCTATGAAACAATTACGGGAGCCGATTCTCCGTTTGAGCACTTCATGAACTCTCAGGGCTTCGGTGTGAAGCTCCTTTTTGCAGGACTGGGTGTAGTGATATCTCTCTTTTGGGATGATTATTTCGCGC AGGTTGCACTCAAAGAGCCAGACCGCCAATTCAACCGCTGGCCGCGCCCTGCCAAAACCTCTTCCGTTTTCCTAGTCTCCCCACCGACCACTGCCTTTGCCGCCCTGACTCCTGCTACCCTTCACAGACGCCAGTTTTTTCTCATGTGGGTTGCCTTTGTCACCGTTCTGTCAAAGATCACGCCATTATTGCTATCCAACATCCCATTCAGCCCCTGGCTCACCTGGGAGACACATCGTGTCTGTACTTGGACCGCGGTTGGGATCTTGACAACAATGATCTTCACATTGGGGTACGGTCTTATACTTGTCAGGTACTCCCGATGGCCGTCGCATCCAGGAAGACTCGGTGGCATCATCTACTACCTGTTGACAATGCCGTCTAACAGCAATGGAAGAACACCGATTTTACGGTTTCTTGATAATGGAATGGCACCAGGAAACCATGTGGAGGATATTGAACTTGGAAATATCCAAAGTGGTTGA